The Thaumasiovibrio subtropicus genome window below encodes:
- a CDS encoding MBL fold metallo-hydrolase produces the protein MLTKELYKEGDHRWLVFGRDPDKPEKIIDTNQYMIINNGEAIILDPGGIELFSSMLASVIRQVPVEQVTHLFASHQDPDIISSLGLWDQALENAKLHSPWLWEGFIRHFGMQKIEYAPIPDEGRTLNLGGRELQFVPAHYLHSSGNFHVYDPAAKILMSGDIGAALDKQDAPMFVEDFKTHIPKMSYFHQRWMPSNRAKSDWINRVSKMDIELLCPQHGGIFRGDDVKRFLEWFDKLQVGVAIK, from the coding sequence ATGCTTACAAAAGAACTGTATAAAGAGGGAGACCATCGTTGGCTGGTGTTTGGCCGCGATCCCGATAAACCCGAAAAAATTATTGATACTAACCAATATATGATCATCAATAACGGCGAGGCGATTATCCTTGATCCTGGTGGTATCGAACTTTTTTCCTCGATGTTGGCCAGTGTTATACGACAAGTGCCTGTCGAGCAGGTGACCCACCTTTTCGCGTCTCACCAAGATCCTGACATTATCTCGTCTTTAGGGCTTTGGGACCAAGCGCTTGAGAATGCCAAACTTCATTCTCCTTGGCTTTGGGAAGGCTTCATCCGCCATTTTGGCATGCAGAAAATCGAGTATGCCCCGATTCCTGATGAGGGTCGTACCTTAAATTTAGGCGGTAGAGAATTACAGTTTGTTCCCGCTCACTATTTACACTCTTCAGGTAACTTCCATGTCTACGATCCGGCGGCGAAAATACTCATGTCCGGCGACATTGGTGCAGCGCTTGATAAACAAGATGCCCCTATGTTTGTAGAAGATTTTAAAACCCATATCCCCAAAATGTCTTATTTTCATCAGCGCTGGATGCCTTCTAACAGAGCAAAATCGGACTGGATTAACAGGGTGAGTAAGATGGATATCGAACTTCTTTGCCCTCAGCACGGCGGCATATTCAGAGGCGATGATGTAAAACGCTTTTTGGAGTGGTTTGATAAGCTTCAAGTGGGCGTTGCGATCAAATAA
- a CDS encoding chemotaxis protein yields MHNKNYFVIAAVVAGELNKAMVIARQILLTASNARALALRAGQGAAGFRPITDFIDELAGSTVTTSQTINQKAQRLSQIAAESARATAALDYFNGVYKKAPDAPYLGSLKPAYERTAKCQRELATEFSAEAKALNEELQHLNKALRTAQIISTMSSVEASQAGSVFEAPLNNVATNVAESAQAIQHHVRYSLQLFSEIVKDDHAYKRTV; encoded by the coding sequence ATGCATAATAAGAATTATTTTGTAATTGCTGCTGTCGTTGCAGGTGAACTTAACAAAGCAATGGTGATCGCGCGTCAAATTTTGCTCACTGCAAGTAACGCAAGAGCGTTAGCACTGCGCGCCGGGCAAGGCGCAGCGGGTTTTCGTCCCATCACTGACTTTATTGATGAACTCGCAGGGTCAACGGTTACCACCTCACAAACCATTAATCAAAAAGCGCAGCGCCTCAGCCAAATTGCCGCGGAGTCTGCTCGAGCGACAGCCGCACTAGACTATTTTAACGGGGTCTATAAAAAAGCCCCCGATGCGCCCTATTTGGGCAGCCTCAAGCCCGCCTATGAAAGGACGGCAAAATGTCAACGAGAGCTCGCGACCGAGTTTAGTGCAGAAGCCAAAGCACTCAATGAAGAGTTACAGCATCTAAACAAAGCGCTTCGAACCGCGCAAATCATTTCAACGATGTCGAGTGTCGAAGCCTCGCAAGCTGGCAGCGTTTTCGAAGCCCCCTTAAACAATGTGGCAACCAATGTCGCAGAGTCCGCCCAAGCGATTCAACATCATGTTCGCTACTCACTACAGCTATTTTCAGAGATTGTAAAGGACGACCATGCTTACAAAAGAACTGTATAA